A genomic window from Lotus japonicus ecotype B-129 chromosome 1, LjGifu_v1.2 includes:
- the LOC130732699 gene encoding uncharacterized protein LOC130732699 produces the protein MLYKSLSRAGNQQYLNNRLEVRAYCYIPFSCPSPTGQLFEVNMSFLSRGWVLSWALLLLVYSSSAFGKTKNNEKSAVFLSPMFELGPGAVANKHFTAEFPRGHIAVKSFNVEVVDEAGNSVSLQQTYLHHCTVIRYHHLKNVTDKTDIVVLRNSGLCQFYSLDYYFGFGSETRGTSSHIPDPFGIEVGNPEEIPKGYEEKWLINYHAIDTRGVAERLGCVECRCDLYNITTDGHGKPLSPDYGGGMLCCPDETECRLRKGFLGPKRKLYLKYTVKWVEWDSFVVPVKVYVLDVTDTLNKSKGLSLQHNCKVSFLLQIEYDVKPWSKGHANGSGYLDVKRASLPMPTGGYVIYGVGHLHIGGTGSTLYGQDGRVICSSLPRYGTGKKVGNEKGYLVAMSTCYPWPGSGNINDGETLTLEITYNNSIGHTGVMGLFYILVAEKLPHHDL, from the exons ATGCTATATAAATCTTTGTCTCGAGCTGGTAATCAACAGTACTTGAACAATCGTTTAGAAGTTCGTGCTTACTGTTACATTCCTTTCTCTTGTCCAAGCCCAACTGGCCAACTGTTTGAG GTCAACATGAGTTTTCTGTCTCGAGGTTGGGTGCTTTCATGGGCTCTGCTACTTTTGGTGTACTCATCATCTGCTTTTGGGAAGACTAAAAACAATGAGAAATCAGCTGTTTTTCTATCTCCCATGTTTGAACTTGGTCCAGGAGCAGTTGCTAATAAACATTTCACTGCTGAGTTTCCAAGAGGCCATATTGCAGTCAAGAGTTTCAatgttgaagttgttgatgaGGCAGGGAACTCTGTTTCTCTCCAACAAACTTATCTCCACCATTGTACTGTCATAAGATACCATCATCTCAAAAATGTGACAGACAAAACAGATATTGTTGTGTTGAGAAACAGTGGCTTGTGCCAATTTTATTCTCTTGATTACTATTTTGGTTTTGGATCTGAAACAAGAGGAACATCTTCCCACATTCCAGACCCTTTTGGGATAGAAGTAGGAAATCCTGAAGAAATTCCAAAAGGGTATGAGGAGAAGTGGCTGATCAATTATCATGCTATTGATACAAGGGGTGTGGCAGAGAGGTTAGGGTGTGTTGAATGCAGGTGCGACTTGTATAATATTACAACTGATGGACATGGAAAACCCTTGAGTCCAGATTATGGTGGAGGAATGTTGTGTTGTCCTGATGAGACCGAGTGCAGGCTGAGGAAAGGATTTTTGGGCCCAAAGAGAAAGTTGTACCTGAAATACACAGTAAAGTGGGTTGAATGGGACAGTTTTGTGGTCCCTGTTAAGGTTTATGTGCTTGATGTGACTGATACTTTGAACAAATCTAAAGGACTGAGTCTGCAACATAATTGCAAAGTAA GTTTTTTGCTACAAATTGAGTATGATGTTAAACCTTGGAGCAAAGGCCATGCGAATGGTAGTGGTTACCTTGATGTGAAGAGAGCAAGCCTTCCAATGCCAACTGGTGGTTATGTCATCTATGGTGTTGGTCATCTGCATATAGGTGGAACTGGATCAACTCTCTATGGACAG GATGGGAGAGTTATATGCTCTTCATTACCAAGATATGGAACTGGAAAGAAAGTAGGAAATGAAAAGGGGTACCTTGTTGCAATGTCCACTTGTTACCCTTGGCCAGGTTCTGGCAATATCAATGATGGTGAAACTTTAACTCTAGAGATTACCTACAACAACAGCATAGGTCACACTGGAGTGATGGGTCTCTTCTATATCTTGGTGGCAGAGAAGCTTCCACACCATGACCTTTGA
- the LOC130730827 gene encoding uncharacterized protein LOC130730827 translates to MVVKMMRWRPWPPPSKRFHVRLTVRKLTGCDLLRDDSRSKLTLEIRWKGPKSSLPSLRWNSVARNFTAEAAVDTTAGAVTWDEEFQSLCNLTADKHNAFHPWEIAFTLFNGLNQNIKRKVPIIGTALLNIAEFASPTDQKDFDLNIPLTLPGGSVEPSPSLCISISLVEISGAQGSLESVHRTIVPVSSPPAQSGETTMAEKGDELSAIKAGLRKVKIFTEYVSSRKAKKAGSEEEGSEGKCSRSSEDGECNYPVDSESLDDCEEGDSEEGKEDSSFRKSFSYGPLAYANAGGAFCSNMRVNCDDEGWVYYSHRMSDAGCLQMEDSTLSSSEPNVQSSMRSILSWRKRKLSFRSPKKANKGEPLLKKAYAEEGGDDIDFDRRQLSSDESLSLRLYKNEDDSCANRSSISEFGDDNFAVGSWEQKEVMSRDGHMKLQTQVFFASIDQRSERAAGESACTALVAVIADWFQNSPDLMPIKSQFDSLIREGSSEWRSMCDNETYRERFPDKHFDLETVIQAKIRPLSVVPSKSFIGFFHPEGMDEEKFDILHGAMSFDNIWDEISGSGHESLSNGEPHVYIVSWNDHFFILKVEADCYYIIDTLGERLYEGCNQAYILKFDSSTVIHKMQNAAKSSLEDKTTSNQQTVAEVLERDNSKEVDSSSGVAEQQEEEVVLCRGKEACKEYIKSFLAAIPIRELQADVKKGLVLMSSTQVHHRLQIEFHYTQLLQSCPATPAVELEASIAATPETLALAIT, encoded by the exons ATGGTGGTTAAAATGATGAGGTGGCGGCCCTGGCCGCCACCGTCTAAAAGGTTCCACGTGAGGCTCACCGTGAGAAAACTCACAGGCTGCGATCTACTGCGGGACGATTCACGTTCCAAATTGACGCTTGAGATTCGCTGGAAGGGTCCCAAGTCCTCACTCCCCTCCCTGCGGTGGAACTCCGTCGCCAGAAACTTCACCGCCGAGGCTGCCGTCGACACCACCGCCGGCGCAGTTACATGGGACGAGGAGTTTCAGAGCCTGTGCAATCTCACCGCAGACAAACACAATGCCTTTCACCCTTGGGAAATCGCTTTCACCCTTTTCAAT GGATTGAATCAGAATATCAAGAGAAAGGTTCCTATTATTGGAACGGCTTTATTGAATATTGCTGAATTTGCATCTCCCACTGATCAAAAGGATTTTGATTTAAACATTCCTCTCACACTACCCGGAGGTTCTGTGGAGCCATCTCCTTCACTTTGT ATATCAATTAGCTTGGTGGAGATAAGCGGTGCTCAAGGAAGCCTGGAGTCAGTTCATAGAACAATAGTGCCTGTCTCATCACCCCCAGCCCAGTCAGGAGAAACTACAATGGCAGAAAAGGGTGATGAGCTTTCTGCAATTAAAGCTGGTCTTAGGAAAGTAAAGATTTTTACAGAATATGTATCCTCCAGGAAGGCGAAAAAGGCAGGCTCTGAGGAAGAGGGAAGTGAAGGCAAGTGCTCTAGGAGTAGTGAGGATGGTGAGTGCAACTACCCTGTGGACTCCGAGTCGCTTGATGATTGTGAGGAAGGAGATTCAGAAGAAGGAAAGGAGGATTCCAGTTTTAGGAAGTCTTTCAGTTATGGACCGTTGGCTTACGCAAATGCTGGAGGAGCTTTTTGTTCCAACATGAGGGTGAATTGTGATGACGAAGGCTGGGTTTACTACAGTCATCGCATGTCTGATGCTGGGTGTTTACAGATGGAGGATTCAACTTTGTCTTCTTCTGAGCCTAATGTTCAGAGTTCAATGCGCAGCATACTAtcatggaggaagaggaagttgAGTTTCAGATCTCCTAAAAAAGCTAATAAGGGAGAACCATTGTTAAAGAAGGCCTATGCAGAAGAAGGTGGTGACGATATAGATTTTGATCGCCGACAACTTAGCTCTGATGAATCACTTTCTTTGAGG CTGTACAAGAATGAGGATGATTCATGTGCAAACCGGTCATCAATCTCTGAATTCGGGGATGATAATTTCGCTGTTGGGAGCTGGGAGCAGAAGGAAGTCATGAGCCGTGATGGTCATATGAAGCTTCAGACACAGGTCTTCTTTGCCTCAATTGACCAACGTAGTGAGCGCGCTGCAGGTGAGAGTGCATGCACAGCTCTGGTTGCTGTAATTGCCGATTGGTTCCAAAACTCTCCGGATCTTATGCCCATAAAGTCCCAGTTTGATAGCTTAATTCGAGAAGGCTCCTCAGAATGGAGGAGCATGTGTGACAATGAAACCTACAGAGAGCGGTTCCCTGACAAACATTTTGATTTGGAAACAGTCATCCAAGCGAAAATTCGTCCACTTTCTGTCGTTCCTAGCAAGTCCTTCATTGGTTTCTTCCATCCAGAAGGAATGGACGAGGAGAAATTTGACATTCTGCACGGTGCCATGTCTTTCGACAACATTTGGGACGAGATCAGTGGTTCTGGACACGAGTCCCTCAGCAATGGTGAACCCCATGTCTACATTGTTAGCTGGAATGACCATTTTTTCATCCTCAAAGTGGAAGCTGATTGTTACTACATCATTGACACTTTGGGGGAGAGGCTCTATGAAGGATGCAACCAGGCTTATATCTTGAAATTCGATAGCAGCACGGTAATACACAAGATGCAAAATGCTGCCAAATCATCGTTGGAAGATAAAACAACCAGTAACCAGCAAACGGTTGCAGAAGTATTAGAGCGCGATAACAGCAAGGAGGTGGATTCCAGTTCCGGTGTTGCAGAGCAGCAGGAGGAAGAGGTGGTTCTATGCAGAGGGAAAGAAGCATGCAAAGAGTACATAAAAAGCTTCCTCGCTGCAATCCCTATCAGAGAGTTGCAAGCAGATGTCAAGAAAGGTTTGGTACTCATGTCATCGACGCAGGTTCATCACAGACTACAAATCGAGTTCCACTACACGCAACTGTTACAGTCTTGTCCTGCAACTCCCGCGGTCGAACTCGAAGCATCCATTGCTGCAACTCCAGAGACCCTTGCTCTTGCAATAACCTAA